From the Leguminivora glycinivorella isolate SPB_JAAS2020 chromosome 15, LegGlyc_1.1, whole genome shotgun sequence genome, one window contains:
- the LOC125233895 gene encoding alpha-tocopherol transfer protein-like, which yields MPFIDIAFQADVSRYEDAEFEEFSRRNCGENPGTRDAAIEELRRLIKEKGECRPRRTDDAYLLRFLRCRRFIPALAHRLMVRYEDFRSKNPELYDCDAFGLQRVKDVFSCTFPDNPDNGRITIMRLGKWDMDNTPAEDLIRCALLLDEICAMQPRLQILGVTIVIDLKGLGLRHLRYLNLKTAGQFASLLGVAFPLLLQGLHIINYNWLFNSILPMFKQFIPQAGWERIHFHSNLESLHKHIHPKYLPPEYGGHSKYLVTCEEWLSKIEKYKDDFMVQDLRDLGYQVK from the exons ATGCCGTTCATAGACATAGCGTTCCAAGCCGACGTGAGCCGGTACGAGGACGCAGAGTTCGAGGAATTCTCAAGAAGGAACTGCGGCGAGAATCCCGGGACCAGGGATGCAGCTATCGAGGAGCTAAGGCGACTGATCAAAG AAAAGGGGGAGTGTCGGCCGCGGCGGACGGACGACGCGTATTTGTTGAGATTTCTGAGATGTCGGAGGTTTATCCCTGCCTTGGCACATAGATTG ATGGTGCGCTACGAAGATTTCCGCTCAAAAAATCCTGAGTTGTATGACTGCGACGCGTTTGGCCTGCAACGCGTCAAGGATGTGTTCTCTTGCACCTTCCCCGACAACCCTGACAATGGCAGAATCACCATCATGAGGCTCG GCAAGTGGGACATGGACAATACCCCGGCAGAGGACCTAATTCGCTGTGCGTTGCTTTTGGATGAAATATGCGCGATGCAGCCGAGACTGCAGATTCTGGGGGTCACCATTGTTATAGACCTGAAGGGACTCGGGCTTAGGCATTTGAGATATTTGAATTTGAAGACAGCGGGTCAGTTTGCCAGCTTGTTGGGA GTAGCGTTCCCGCTTTTGCTCCAAGGCCTGCACATCATCAACTACAACTGGTTGTTCAACTCCATACTGCCCATGTTCAAACAGTTCATACCGCAAGCGGGATGGGAGAGAATACACTTCCATTCGAATTTAGAGTCTCTTCACAAACATATTCACCCAAAGTACTTGCCACCGGAGTATGGAGGACATAGCAAGTACCTAGTCACATGTGAAGAGTGGCTGTCGAAAATTGAAAAGTACAAAGACGATTTTATGGTGCAAGATTTAAGAGATCTCGGGTATCAGGTGAAATAG